Proteins from one Spirochaetaceae bacterium genomic window:
- a CDS encoding alpha/beta hydrolase — translation MMEPAWEIPDPLAVREVRLDQDTVIALRRHGNPNGSRLVLGHGNGLAIDLYYPFWSLLADEFDLILYDIRNHGWNTVGPRARHNIPTLIHDHEHILEAIDQHFGDKPKVGVYHSVSALIALLSSATTQIRAIDDRRPLSAQVLLDPTLCKPGTSQVEFEVAATRAAEAIRRRGYRFQSRDAFVELLSFFPAFARVVPGVRELMARTTLRRSSNGQDYELRCPREYEAQIMQYTRIYCVLVDLGQLACPTKVIGSDPTLPYAYLPTLDLADMADVDYDFLPETTHLFPLERPAECAALIRDFLASNGLP, via the coding sequence ATGATGGAACCCGCGTGGGAGATACCCGATCCGCTCGCCGTGCGCGAAGTGCGCCTCGACCAGGACACGGTCATCGCGCTGCGCAGGCATGGCAACCCGAACGGTTCGCGGCTCGTGCTCGGCCACGGCAACGGCCTGGCGATCGACCTCTACTACCCGTTCTGGTCACTGCTGGCCGACGAGTTCGACCTGATCCTGTATGACATCAGGAACCACGGCTGGAACACCGTGGGCCCGCGTGCCCGGCACAACATTCCGACCCTGATCCACGACCACGAGCACATTCTGGAGGCGATCGACCAGCACTTCGGCGACAAGCCCAAGGTCGGCGTCTATCACTCCGTCTCCGCTCTCATAGCGCTTCTGTCGTCGGCGACGACGCAGATCCGGGCGATCGACGACCGCCGTCCGCTGTCCGCCCAGGTGCTGTTGGATCCGACGCTCTGCAAGCCGGGGACCAGCCAAGTGGAGTTCGAGGTGGCCGCCACCCGCGCCGCGGAAGCGATCCGACGGCGCGGGTACCGGTTCCAGTCCCGCGACGCCTTCGTCGAACTGCTGAGCTTCTTTCCCGCCTTCGCACGGGTCGTTCCGGGGGTTCGCGAACTGATGGCACGCACGACGCTGCGCCGATCGTCCAACGGGCAGGACTACGAACTGCGCTGCCCGCGCGAATACGAGGCACAGATCATGCAATACACCCGCATCTACTGCGTACTCGTGGACCTCGGCCAGCTCGCGTGCCCGACCAAGGTGATCGGGTCCGACCCCACCCTGCCCTATGCCTACCTGCCGACGCTCGACCTCGCCGACATGGCGGACGTGGACTACGACTTCCTGCCGGAGACCACACACCTGTTTCCGCTGGAGAGACCGGCCGAGTGCGCGGCGTTGATCCGGGACTTCCTGGCATCGAACGGTCTGCCGTAG
- a CDS encoding aquaporin, which yields MPANVRSYLGELVGTFALVFIGTGVATLQGFLPGYGDTGWLGISFAFGFTLMVLVWVIGPVSGCHINPAVTIAMLIAGKIEGGKAAVYIVVQVVGALVASLVLLVIVSGIPGYELGNNGLGANGNPRQMGAFSLLMLELVMTALFLVVILGATRDDAAPGVAGIAIGGFLFVAHLVGAQLGDASLNPARSLGPALVQGGAALAGVWIFIVGPFAGAILGLLLYRLLYRD from the coding sequence ATGCCAGCGAACGTACGCAGTTATCTTGGAGAGTTGGTGGGTACCTTCGCGCTGGTGTTCATCGGAACCGGCGTCGCCACCCTGCAAGGGTTCCTGCCCGGCTACGGAGACACCGGCTGGCTCGGAATCTCGTTCGCCTTCGGATTCACGCTCATGGTGCTGGTCTGGGTGATCGGCCCGGTATCCGGGTGCCACATCAACCCCGCGGTGACCATCGCCATGTTGATCGCCGGCAAGATCGAGGGCGGCAAGGCAGCGGTCTACATCGTCGTGCAGGTAGTGGGGGCGCTCGTCGCCAGCCTGGTGTTGCTGGTCATCGTCAGCGGCATCCCCGGGTACGAGTTGGGCAACAACGGCCTGGGGGCCAACGGCAATCCCCGGCAGATGGGCGCCTTCTCGCTGCTGATGCTCGAATTGGTGATGACGGCTCTGTTCCTGGTAGTGATTCTGGGCGCAACTCGCGACGACGCCGCCCCCGGGGTGGCCGGCATCGCCATCGGCGGCTTCCTGTTCGTGGCTCACCTGGTGGGCGCGCAACTCGGCGATGCCTCCCTCAACCCGGCGCGCAGCCTCGGCCCGGCACTGGTCCAGGGTGGCGCGGCGCTGGCCGGCGTGTGGATATTCATCGTCGGTCCGTTTGCGGGCGCGATTCTTGGCTTGCTCCTCTACCGATTGCTCTACCGCGACTGA
- a CDS encoding phytanoyl-CoA dioxygenase family protein yields MSDAYLVEGERRAAELGNRGPLRFDRAGNLEPDILEAYGRTGFYVFEGLLRNTELGELQADFERVLEQAPLSGAAVVDSRGRPALGVDLKLPQFHFAKPLSDPIGGTTLLDGRHPVKMAEPAAPDDAPGRVLYYVGNGALQLMDAYLRLYGNPELLHVAEQIAGPDFVPWYEAVFVKHAGLGPSTAWHQDGTTHWDNPALGAGAHGFNVMTQLYPTTPANALWVVPGTHLAKVDIVARVAANGGSDRLPGAVPMLCNPGDVAINDRQVLHGAFANASDRRRVTLVFGFYPRASVLGVKRGNPPRLYDAARIHERSRIVALAIDARRQHFPDEAPYMYQPLAGELDANRWNEDTRESILKNYDLNTMFL; encoded by the coding sequence ATGAGCGACGCGTATCTGGTCGAGGGTGAGCGACGGGCCGCTGAGCTCGGCAACCGCGGGCCGCTTCGATTCGACCGCGCCGGCAACCTGGAGCCGGACATACTCGAAGCCTACGGCCGCACCGGCTTCTACGTGTTCGAGGGACTGCTGCGCAACACGGAACTGGGCGAATTGCAGGCCGACTTCGAGCGCGTGCTGGAGCAGGCGCCGCTGTCGGGAGCGGCAGTGGTCGATTCGCGTGGACGGCCGGCGCTCGGCGTCGACCTCAAGCTGCCGCAATTCCACTTCGCCAAGCCGCTCAGCGATCCCATCGGCGGCACCACGCTCCTCGACGGACGCCACCCGGTGAAGATGGCCGAACCCGCCGCGCCGGACGACGCGCCGGGCAGGGTCTTGTACTACGTCGGCAACGGTGCGCTGCAGCTCATGGATGCCTATCTGCGGCTGTACGGCAACCCGGAGCTGCTGCACGTGGCCGAGCAGATCGCCGGACCCGATTTCGTTCCGTGGTATGAGGCGGTCTTCGTGAAGCATGCCGGACTCGGCCCATCGACGGCATGGCATCAGGACGGCACCACCCATTGGGACAATCCGGCGCTCGGCGCGGGCGCGCACGGGTTCAACGTGATGACCCAGCTCTATCCGACCACCCCCGCGAATGCGCTCTGGGTGGTTCCCGGCACCCACCTGGCCAAGGTCGACATCGTGGCGCGCGTTGCCGCCAACGGCGGTTCCGATCGTCTGCCCGGTGCGGTACCGATGCTGTGCAACCCGGGCGACGTGGCGATCAACGACCGCCAGGTCCTGCATGGGGCATTCGCGAACGCATCCGACCGGCGGCGGGTGACGCTGGTATTCGGGTTCTACCCGCGCGCTTCCGTGCTCGGCGTGAAGCGGGGCAATCCGCCCCGGCTCTATGACGCTGCACGCATCCATGAGCGTTCGCGCATCGTCGCGTTGGCCATCGATGCCCGCCGGCAGCACTTCCCCGACGAGGCCCCCTACATGTACCAGCCGCTGGCCGGCGAGTTGGACGCCAACCGCTGGAACGAGGACACGCGCGAGTCGATCCTGAAGAACTACGACCTCAACACCATGTTCCTGTGA
- a CDS encoding AAA family ATPase codes for MVTKLIVDRFKSIRSAALEFGRVNLFIGGNGAGKSNILEAIGVLSASAYRGLGDSDLVRKGVRITPPALMKSAFKYYELPKTLQLTAEIESIVTYKINLTGKDDDPLLAFFTESCMYEGRKMFGQGRNGVQVLGESIYGDLYVDRSMWDQVRTGHKFPAPVRQAFHVLSEFAIYSPQTDFLRGMQTGTVDIKPVGLHGEGLPQAVRGLIRQIKQLQESESDPRSGPQQGSSWRLKRKALDLAYLPRWASGVRVGRIDTHLVSRALLDPGEDTVYFLDRFMHSKRRTLSVYDSSEGTLFLLFIAVLLSHDESPKIFALDNVHSALNPRMTRALLETVIETTRRAFSHDLPCGPRQVFLTSHNPTSLDAFDLFDDDQRVFVVERDDMGHTVVNRLRPSPEMSRDDWEEAKNGRNLSQLWLDGEIRGALGQSV; via the coding sequence ATGGTTACGAAACTTATAGTAGATCGGTTTAAGTCAATCCGCTCCGCCGCCCTCGAGTTTGGCCGTGTTAACCTGTTCATTGGGGGTAACGGTGCCGGCAAGTCGAACATCCTCGAAGCGATAGGCGTCTTGTCCGCCTCAGCTTATCGCGGTCTGGGAGACAGCGATCTGGTGAGAAAGGGTGTACGCATCACGCCCCCAGCTTTGATGAAGTCGGCGTTCAAGTACTACGAACTTCCGAAGACACTCCAACTCACCGCCGAGATCGAGAGCATCGTCACCTACAAGATTAACCTCACAGGCAAGGACGACGATCCGCTGCTAGCTTTTTTTACCGAGAGTTGTATGTACGAGGGTCGTAAGATGTTTGGTCAGGGTAGGAACGGCGTCCAAGTACTAGGGGAGAGTATCTACGGGGACCTCTACGTCGATCGAAGCATGTGGGATCAAGTGCGTACGGGTCACAAGTTTCCCGCTCCTGTGAGGCAAGCATTTCATGTACTCTCGGAGTTCGCGATATACTCACCGCAGACCGATTTTCTTCGCGGCATGCAGACAGGGACCGTCGACATTAAGCCCGTCGGTCTGCATGGTGAGGGTTTGCCTCAGGCTGTTCGTGGATTAATTAGACAGATAAAGCAACTGCAGGAGTCCGAATCAGATCCAAGATCTGGGCCTCAACAAGGCTCGTCGTGGCGGCTTAAGCGGAAAGCACTTGATTTGGCATACCTGCCACGCTGGGCATCGGGAGTTCGTGTAGGTAGAATCGATACACACTTGGTATCAAGAGCACTGCTGGATCCGGGCGAAGACACCGTTTACTTCCTCGACAGGTTCATGCATTCCAAGCGGCGCACACTATCCGTGTATGACAGTAGTGAGGGAACACTCTTCCTTCTCTTTATCGCCGTGCTACTCTCGCACGATGAGTCTCCTAAGATATTCGCTTTGGACAATGTCCACAGTGCTTTGAATCCACGAATGACCAGAGCGTTGCTTGAGACCGTGATCGAGACTACTCGAAGGGCTTTTTCTCACGACCTACCGTGCGGACCCAGGCAAGTATTCCTTACCAGCCACAATCCCACGTCGCTGGACGCGTTTGACTTGTTCGACGATGACCAGCGGGTCTTTGTTGTCGAGAGAGATGACATGGGTCATACCGTCGTGAACCGGCTTCGGCCAAGTCCGGAAATGTCGAGAGACGACTGGGAAGAAGCCAAGAACGGACGCAATCTTTCCCAACTGTGGTTGGACGGGGAGATCCGAGGTGCTCTGGGGCAGAGCGTATAA
- a CDS encoding sulfatase-like hydrolase/transferase produces MRPDIIIFNPDQWRGDVLGHVGNGAAVTPAIDRMVAEDGVSFSRAFCQNPVCTPSRCSFMTGWYPHVRGHRTMHHMLHPEWNEPNLLRILKEHGYFVWWGGKNDLVPGGADLSPYCDVKFEPTDEDYRRWGCAPREGTHAGDLGWRGDPEGDNFYSFFKGRLERGGDPFYCDRDWAHVLGAIDFLRNYRGDQPLCIYLPLSFPHPPYCVEEPWYGVTDRAALPPRIPAPADETGKPSLLGGIRRGQRLQGWSEKRWTELRATYYGMCARVDHQFGLLCDALRERGRYDDAAIFLFSDHGDFTGDYGLVEKTQNTFEDCLTRVPLVVKPPAGVPVTARVCDALVELVDFSATVYDLTGIDPGYDHFGHSLLPLLSGAAGAAGRDAVFCEGGRRLGEVQASELESTSAGGPLGLYAPRIGLQVQLDEPYHSKAAMCRTATHKYVQRLYESDELYDLVRDPGEQRNVIDDPGYGAVLAALRLRMLRWYQETCDVVPRVTDRR; encoded by the coding sequence ATGCGACCCGACATTATCATCTTCAATCCCGACCAGTGGCGGGGGGACGTGCTCGGACACGTGGGCAACGGTGCGGCGGTGACGCCGGCGATCGACCGGATGGTGGCCGAGGACGGGGTGTCTTTCTCGCGCGCGTTCTGCCAGAACCCGGTGTGCACGCCGAGCCGCTGCAGCTTCATGACCGGCTGGTACCCGCACGTGCGCGGGCACCGCACCATGCACCACATGCTGCACCCGGAGTGGAACGAACCCAACCTGCTGCGCATCCTCAAGGAGCACGGCTACTTCGTCTGGTGGGGCGGCAAGAACGACCTGGTGCCCGGCGGTGCCGACCTGTCGCCCTACTGCGACGTCAAGTTCGAGCCGACGGACGAGGACTACCGGCGCTGGGGATGCGCGCCGCGCGAAGGCACCCACGCCGGCGACCTGGGCTGGCGCGGCGACCCGGAGGGCGACAACTTCTACAGCTTCTTCAAGGGCCGGCTGGAGCGCGGCGGCGATCCGTTCTACTGCGACCGCGACTGGGCACACGTGCTCGGCGCCATCGACTTCCTGCGCAACTACCGCGGCGACCAGCCGCTGTGCATCTACCTGCCGCTCTCCTTCCCCCATCCGCCCTACTGCGTGGAGGAGCCGTGGTACGGCGTCACCGACCGCGCCGCGCTGCCGCCGCGCATTCCGGCGCCCGCGGACGAGACCGGCAAGCCGTCGCTGCTGGGGGGCATCCGCCGCGGCCAGCGTCTGCAGGGCTGGAGCGAGAAGCGCTGGACCGAGCTGCGCGCCACGTACTACGGCATGTGCGCGCGCGTCGATCACCAGTTCGGCCTGTTGTGCGACGCCCTGCGGGAGCGCGGGCGCTACGACGACGCGGCGATCTTCCTGTTCTCGGACCACGGCGACTTTACCGGCGACTACGGGCTGGTCGAGAAGACACAGAACACGTTCGAGGATTGCCTGACCCGGGTGCCGTTGGTGGTCAAGCCGCCGGCCGGAGTGCCGGTGACGGCGCGTGTCTGCGACGCCCTGGTGGAACTGGTGGATTTCTCGGCGACGGTGTACGACCTGACCGGCATCGATCCCGGCTACGACCACTTCGGCCACAGCCTGCTGCCCTTGCTGAGCGGAGCTGCAGGGGCGGCCGGGCGCGACGCGGTGTTCTGCGAAGGTGGCCGGCGCCTCGGCGAGGTGCAGGCCTCCGAGCTTGAGAGCACGAGCGCCGGCGGCCCGCTCGGTCTGTATGCGCCGCGCATCGGGCTCCAGGTCCAGCTCGACGAGCCGTACCACAGCAAGGCGGCCATGTGCCGTACGGCGACCCACAAATACGTACAGCGCTTGTACGAGAGCGACGAGCTGTACGACCTGGTGCGCGACCCCGGCGAACAGCGCAACGTGATCGACGACCCGGGCTACGGCGCCGTGCTGGCGGCGCTGCGGCTGCGCATGCTGCGCTGGTACCAGGAGACTTGCGACGTGGTGCCACGCGTCACCGACCGGCGCTGA
- a CDS encoding FAD binding domain-containing protein, whose protein sequence is MPPSTRFILNDREVESAAPAGLLVLDFLRDCERLTGTKEGCKEGDCGACAILIGELEGDAVRYQPVTSCLVPLAEVHRKHVVTIEGCNQAGLNPVQEAIVEFGGTQCGFCTPGIVVSLHGLLLDGTKGLSLDDVKYALSGHLCRCTGYRSLKDCAATLDRDLGSRLQANGGASRVPALTAAGALPEYFAAIPERLRALRASSGAEATLAEDATAHLEPASDAGKGSAPPVASASRSARTSKPPPGTAPAPRPATVAERLDDSRAAASLSDSSRAASERGLRAEPGRTALATVASTASEPEPPDPAAPARTTQVAAPSSTVPSGPLAVAETEGTYPRPPVLLIAGGTDLYVQQGEAIPERRVTVLGQRPDLRGIRRVGGEFRVGALTMFEEFGTHPAVTEAIPAIASFNHLIASWQIRNRATLAGNIVNASPIGDYSVLLLALDARVVLDHGDAQRTVSLREFYRGYKQIDLRPGELLTEVAFADPAGARVNFEKVSKRTCLDIASVNSACSIRATGDMIDHAHFSLGGVAPVPLYLHETSRAVLGRSLDLETAWEAVRVSQQEIAPISDVRGSAEYKRLLARQLLIAHFVTLFPDRLRAEAFYAGERRCGE, encoded by the coding sequence ATGCCGCCGAGCACGCGCTTCATCCTCAACGACCGGGAGGTGGAGAGCGCCGCTCCCGCGGGGTTGCTGGTGCTGGACTTCCTGCGCGACTGTGAGCGGCTGACCGGCACCAAGGAGGGCTGCAAGGAGGGCGACTGCGGCGCCTGCGCCATCCTGATCGGCGAGTTGGAAGGGGACGCGGTCCGCTACCAGCCGGTTACATCCTGCCTGGTGCCGCTGGCCGAGGTGCACCGCAAGCACGTGGTGACCATCGAGGGCTGCAACCAGGCCGGACTCAACCCGGTGCAGGAGGCGATCGTCGAATTCGGCGGCACGCAGTGCGGGTTCTGTACGCCCGGCATCGTGGTGTCCTTGCACGGTCTGCTGCTCGACGGCACCAAGGGCCTGTCGCTCGACGACGTCAAGTACGCTCTGAGCGGCCACCTGTGCCGGTGCACCGGCTACCGCTCGCTGAAGGACTGCGCCGCCACCCTCGATCGCGACCTCGGCAGCCGGCTGCAGGCCAACGGCGGTGCGAGCCGCGTGCCTGCGTTGACCGCCGCCGGCGCGCTGCCGGAGTACTTCGCCGCCATCCCCGAGCGGTTGCGAGCCCTGCGCGCGTCAAGCGGCGCCGAGGCCACGCTTGCCGAGGATGCTACTGCCCACCTTGAGCCGGCGTCGGATGCGGGCAAGGGCAGCGCGCCGCCGGTAGCGTCCGCGAGCCGCTCCGCGAGGACCTCGAAGCCGCCGCCGGGCACCGCCCCGGCACCGAGACCCGCAACCGTGGCGGAGCGACTGGACGACTCGCGGGCTGCCGCTTCGCTGTCGGATTCCTCGCGCGCGGCATCTGAGCGCGGCCTGCGCGCCGAACCGGGCCGCACTGCGCTGGCGACTGTCGCCTCCACGGCGTCCGAGCCGGAGCCGCCGGACCCGGCTGCGCCGGCGCGCACAACTCAAGTGGCAGCGCCGAGTTCAACCGTCCCGTCCGGCCCGCTTGCCGTGGCGGAGACAGAGGGCACCTACCCGCGTCCGCCGGTTCTGCTTATCGCGGGCGGCACCGACCTGTACGTGCAACAGGGCGAGGCGATCCCGGAGCGCCGTGTCACCGTGTTGGGGCAGCGTCCCGATCTGAGAGGGATCCGCCGCGTCGGTGGAGAATTCCGGGTCGGCGCGCTGACCATGTTCGAGGAGTTCGGCACCCATCCGGCGGTGACCGAAGCAATTCCGGCCATCGCGTCGTTCAATCACCTGATCGCCTCGTGGCAGATCCGCAACCGCGCCACGTTGGCCGGCAACATCGTCAACGCCTCTCCCATCGGCGACTATTCCGTCCTGCTGCTGGCCCTGGATGCGCGGGTCGTGCTGGATCACGGTGACGCGCAACGGACGGTGTCTTTGAGGGAGTTCTACCGCGGCTACAAGCAGATCGACCTGCGGCCGGGTGAGCTGCTTACCGAGGTGGCGTTTGCCGACCCGGCCGGCGCGCGGGTCAACTTCGAGAAGGTTTCCAAGCGCACCTGCCTCGACATCGCCTCGGTCAACAGCGCCTGCTCGATCCGCGCAACCGGGGACATGATCGACCATGCTCACTTCAGTCTGGGCGGCGTGGCGCCGGTCCCGCTCTACCTGCACGAAACGTCGCGGGCAGTGCTCGGCCGCAGCCTCGACCTGGAGACGGCATGGGAGGCGGTGCGCGTGTCACAGCAGGAGATTGCGCCGATCTCGGACGTGCGCGGGTCGGCCGAGTACAAGCGCCTGCTCGCGCGGCAGTTGCTCATCGCCCATTTCGTCACCCTGTTTCCGGATCGATTGCGTGCAGAAGCGTTTTACGCAGGAGAACGTCGGTGCGGGGAGTGA
- a CDS encoding XdhC family protein — MSAFWKQVGGHLERGERVFVACVAESTRGSPGTAGAKLLAAESGELFGTVGGGMMEHRLVKQARELLRGGGAQPKKRTLVHSDTAAGEQSGMVCEGSQTNVFCVLAGDRDRATVGAIATAVGEDRPAWMAIDADGLRLVERDADLARPPYALTGEGEGWRYEEDLLNRRRLAVIGGGHCAVALAEAMARVGYRSQIFDTRTEVVTHDRAAAVGTVTHVADYAQAAPLIVWHELTAVVVMTADYLTDVRALLGTAGLRFPFVGLMGGRRKIARIFAQLREEGMAQEALDRVHAPVGLDIGSDTPEEIAVSVAAQILRERNRA, encoded by the coding sequence ATGAGTGCGTTCTGGAAGCAGGTGGGCGGTCATCTGGAGCGGGGAGAGCGGGTGTTCGTGGCCTGCGTGGCCGAGAGCACGCGCGGCTCGCCCGGGACGGCAGGGGCGAAGCTGCTCGCGGCCGAGAGCGGAGAGCTGTTCGGGACGGTGGGCGGCGGCATGATGGAGCACCGGCTGGTGAAACAGGCGCGCGAGTTGCTGCGCGGCGGCGGGGCGCAGCCGAAGAAGCGCACGCTGGTGCACAGCGATACCGCGGCCGGGGAGCAGTCCGGTATGGTGTGCGAGGGCAGCCAGACCAACGTGTTCTGCGTGCTGGCCGGCGACCGCGACCGTGCCACCGTGGGCGCCATCGCCACCGCGGTGGGTGAGGACCGGCCAGCCTGGATGGCGATCGACGCGGACGGCCTGCGGCTCGTGGAGCGGGATGCGGACCTCGCCCGGCCGCCGTATGCGCTGACCGGGGAAGGGGAGGGCTGGCGCTACGAGGAGGACCTGCTGAACCGGCGCCGGCTGGCGGTGATCGGCGGCGGCCACTGCGCGGTGGCTCTGGCCGAGGCGATGGCGCGGGTCGGCTACCGGTCGCAGATCTTCGACACCCGTACCGAGGTGGTGACCCACGACCGCGCCGCGGCGGTCGGGACGGTGACCCACGTCGCGGACTACGCGCAGGCGGCCCCGCTCATTGTCTGGCACGAACTGACCGCCGTGGTGGTGATGACCGCGGACTACCTGACCGACGTGCGCGCGCTTCTGGGGACGGCGGGACTGCGGTTTCCCTTCGTCGGCCTGATGGGCGGCAGGCGCAAGATCGCCCGGATCTTCGCCCAGTTGCGGGAGGAGGGGATGGCGCAGGAGGCGCTTGACCGGGTGCACGCACCCGTCGGCCTGGACATCGGCAGCGATACTCCCGAAGAGATCGCCGTCAGCGTCGCCGCCCAGATCCTGCGCGAGCGCAACCGGGCCTGA
- a CDS encoding beta-ketoacyl synthase N-terminal-like domain-containing protein, which yields MDATVDAIAIVGMACRFPGAPDLAAFAGQLEAARDAVTDGRPDADPGSDAPGLPVIRNAAFRRGGFVTGIDRFDARFFGVSPIEARMMDPRQRMLLEASWQALEDAAIDPEGLRGSRTGVYVGVSASEYRDLMTAGNDIVSYLGTAGSMTVGRVSFLFGLAGPTMPVELNCASSLVAVHQAATGLHAGEVDLALVGGVHANLSPAITLEMAELGLLSPTGNCAAFSAAADGFVRGEGCGLVVLKRLADARAHGDRIWAVIRGSAVNQNGASAGPTVPNGPAQERVIAEALARAGVGPADVDYLEAHGAGSSMGDAIEVQAAAAVYGRDRADERPLLIGSVKTNIGHLEPAAGIAGLIRAVLAINRGVIPPHLHFHDPSPSLDWDRLPVRVSTEPVSWPASRGRPRRAGVSALGISGANAHVVVEGHDGAAAADATARAALVPVGSAQPVSASLPDWAPGGPSAEGSLVPRRTRLLPMSGKSGAALRALAERYLGWLDERADELAGGSAAQALLADAAWTAGVGRSHFAHRAVVLFHDLGSLRAGLQALAGADTATEAEPRKAARAAFAYSGHAGPWLAAARVLYESEPVVRAVLDRCEEALPDEGGASLLEALFEWSGATETVLDRGAWAPPAVFALQCALTALWSSVGIRPAAVLGERLGRLAAAQAAGMLAGVEEGLRLAASTEGDRTSADGAAPAPAEVVLGRGALPLISAATGRVVESGTRVNGARWHRPPAEPIAVDACLRTLADLDIDAIVEIAPRALPGSPADGSAVPVIRAGAAATAGGSASDQPNGAFAAAVAAAYEAGLPVSFAGLFAGEARRRISVPTYPFQRRRHWIRMR from the coding sequence GCCATCGTGGGCATGGCGTGCCGCTTCCCGGGCGCGCCCGATCTTGCCGCCTTCGCCGGCCAGCTCGAGGCCGCCCGCGACGCGGTTACTGACGGCCGGCCCGACGCGGATCCGGGGAGCGATGCCCCGGGACTCCCGGTCATTCGCAACGCGGCGTTCCGGCGGGGCGGATTCGTCACCGGGATAGACCGGTTCGACGCCCGCTTCTTCGGAGTCAGTCCGATCGAGGCTCGGATGATGGATCCGCGCCAGCGCATGCTCCTGGAGGCCAGTTGGCAGGCGCTGGAGGACGCCGCGATCGACCCGGAGGGGTTGCGCGGCAGCCGGACCGGGGTATACGTCGGCGTATCCGCGAGCGAGTACCGCGACCTGATGACCGCCGGCAACGACATCGTCAGCTACCTCGGCACGGCCGGCAGCATGACCGTGGGACGCGTTTCGTTTCTGTTCGGCTTGGCGGGGCCGACCATGCCGGTGGAGCTCAACTGCGCCTCGTCCCTGGTAGCGGTGCATCAAGCGGCCACGGGTCTGCACGCGGGTGAGGTTGACCTGGCCCTGGTCGGCGGCGTGCACGCGAACCTGTCCCCGGCCATTACCCTGGAGATGGCAGAGTTGGGCCTGTTGTCGCCGACCGGGAACTGCGCCGCCTTCTCGGCTGCCGCGGACGGCTTCGTGCGTGGTGAGGGGTGCGGGCTGGTGGTGCTGAAGCGGCTGGCCGACGCGCGCGCGCACGGCGACCGCATCTGGGCCGTGATCCGGGGTTCGGCGGTCAACCAGAACGGCGCCAGCGCCGGCCCCACGGTCCCCAACGGACCGGCGCAGGAGCGGGTCATCGCGGAGGCCCTGGCACGCGCCGGCGTGGGTCCGGCGGACGTGGACTACCTGGAGGCGCACGGCGCCGGCTCGAGTATGGGCGACGCCATCGAGGTGCAGGCGGCCGCGGCGGTATACGGGCGCGACCGCGCGGACGAACGCCCGCTGCTGATCGGCTCGGTGAAGACCAACATCGGCCACCTGGAGCCGGCGGCGGGCATCGCGGGCCTGATCAGGGCGGTGCTGGCGATCAACCGGGGCGTGATACCGCCGCACCTGCACTTCCACGACCCGAGCCCGAGCCTCGACTGGGACCGGTTGCCGGTCCGGGTGTCCACCGAGCCGGTCTCGTGGCCGGCGAGCCGGGGTCGCCCGCGGCGGGCGGGGGTGAGCGCCCTGGGCATCTCCGGCGCCAACGCGCACGTCGTGGTGGAGGGGCACGATGGAGCCGCCGCCGCCGATGCCACCGCGCGCGCGGCGCTGGTGCCGGTCGGAAGCGCGCAGCCGGTGTCGGCTTCGTTGCCTGACTGGGCGCCCGGCGGACCCTCGGCGGAAGGGAGCCTCGTGCCGCGTCGCACCCGCCTGCTGCCAATGTCGGGCAAGTCGGGAGCGGCGCTGCGGGCGCTCGCCGAACGCTACCTGGGGTGGCTGGACGAGCGCGCCGATGAGCTTGCCGGCGGCAGCGCCGCGCAGGCGTTGCTCGCCGACGCGGCGTGGACCGCCGGTGTCGGACGCAGCCACTTCGCGCACCGGGCGGTGGTCCTGTTCCATGACCTCGGATCGCTGCGCGCCGGCCTGCAGGCGCTGGCCGGCGCGGACACGGCCACGGAAGCGGAGCCGCGCAAGGCTGCCAGGGCGGCTTTCGCATACTCGGGTCATGCCGGTCCGTGGCTGGCGGCGGCGCGGGTACTGTACGAGAGCGAGCCGGTGGTGCGCGCGGTACTCGACCGCTGCGAGGAGGCGCTGCCCGACGAAGGTGGCGCTTCCTTGCTGGAGGCGCTGTTCGAGTGGTCCGGAGCGACGGAGACGGTCCTTGACCGTGGAGCGTGGGCGCCGCCGGCGGTGTTTGCGTTGCAGTGCGCGCTGACCGCGCTGTGGTCAAGCGTGGGAATCCGTCCGGCCGCCGTGCTCGGCGAGCGGCTCGGGAGACTCGCGGCGGCGCAGGCGGCCGGCATGTTGGCCGGCGTGGAGGAGGGACTGCGGTTGGCGGCGTCCACGGAAGGCGACCGCACCTCGGCTGACGGCGCCGCGCCGGCGCCGGCGGAGGTTGTCCTCGGGCGAGGGGCGCTTCCCCTGATCAGTGCTGCCACCGGCCGCGTCGTCGAGTCGGGGACCAGGGTCAACGGCGCGCGGTGGCACCGGCCGCCGGCCGAGCCGATCGCCGTTGACGCGTGTCTGCGAACCCTCGCCGACCTGGACATCGACGCGATCGTGGAGATTGCCCCGCGGGCGCTGCCGGGGTCACCGGCGGACGGCAGCGCAGTTCCGGTGATCCGGGCGGGTGCCGCCGCCACGGCCGGCGGCAGCGCTTCCGACCAGCCGAATGGTGCGTTCGCAGCAGCGGTAGCGGCCGCCTACGAGGCGGGACTCCCGGTGTCGTTCGCCGGGCTGTTCGCCGGCGAAGCGCGCCGCCGCATCTCGGTGCCGACGTATCCGTTCCAGCGCCGGCGCCATTGGATCCGGATGCGATAG